The following coding sequences lie in one beta proteobacterium CB genomic window:
- a CDS encoding Aspartate-semialdehyde dehydrogenase yields the protein MSNTKTPLVGLVGWRGMVGSVLMERMLAEKDFDLIEPLFFSTSQAGGEVPLLNGQKVSKSENTLLNANDIKALARCDIILTCQGGDYTNEIFPQLRAAGWQGHWIDAASALRMKDDAVLILDPVNRPVIDKALAAGGKNWIGSNCTVSLMMMAMGGLVKADMVEWISAMTYQAASGAGAQNMRELLLQMGALRDSVATELADPSSWILDIDRKITETLRSPDFPKKNFRNTPLAGSLIPWIDVPVENGQTKEEWKGGAEFNKILGRPAFRTPGSIPIDGLCVRVGAMRCHSQGLTVKLKKDIPLKEIEAILANDNQWVKVIPNDRETTERELSPAAISGTLSVPIGRLHKMAMGPEYLGAFTVGDQLLWGAAEPLRRMLRILLER from the coding sequence ATGTCAAATACAAAAACACCATTAGTAGGCTTAGTTGGCTGGCGCGGTATGGTTGGTAGCGTTCTTATGGAGAGAATGCTGGCTGAAAAAGATTTTGATCTCATCGAGCCACTATTTTTTAGTACGAGCCAGGCTGGTGGTGAAGTGCCGCTCCTGAATGGTCAGAAGGTAAGTAAAAGTGAAAACACTTTGTTGAATGCCAATGACATCAAAGCACTTGCTCGTTGCGACATTATTTTGACTTGCCAAGGCGGTGATTACACCAATGAGATTTTTCCTCAGTTGCGTGCTGCTGGTTGGCAAGGTCATTGGATTGATGCTGCTAGTGCATTACGTATGAAGGACGATGCAGTCTTAATTTTGGACCCAGTAAATCGCCCTGTAATTGATAAGGCATTGGCTGCTGGCGGAAAAAATTGGATTGGTAGTAACTGTACGGTCAGTTTGATGATGATGGCTATGGGCGGCTTGGTTAAGGCTGACATGGTTGAGTGGATTAGCGCCATGACTTATCAAGCAGCCTCTGGTGCAGGTGCGCAAAATATGCGTGAGTTGTTATTGCAAATGGGCGCATTGCGCGACAGCGTAGCAACTGAATTGGCGGATCCTTCATCTTGGATCTTAGATATTGATCGAAAAATTACGGAGACTCTACGTTCACCTGATTTTCCGAAGAAGAACTTCCGCAATACGCCTTTGGCTGGTAGCTTAATCCCATGGATTGACGTACCAGTTGAGAATGGTCAAACCAAAGAGGAGTGGAAGGGCGGTGCCGAGTTTAATAAGATCTTGGGTCGACCTGCATTTAGAACGCCTGGAAGCATTCCAATTGATGGTTTGTGTGTTCGTGTTGGCGCTATGCGTTGTCACTCACAAGGCTTGACCGTCAAACTAAAAAAAGATATTCCATTGAAAGAGATCGAAGCAATCTTGGCTAACGATAATCAATGGGTCAAAGTGATTCCAAATGATCGTGAGACTACAGAGCGCGAACTGTCTCCAGCAGCAATCAGTGGCACATTGTCGGTTCCTATTGGCCGCCTACACAAAATGGCGATGGGTCCTGAGTACCTTGGTGCTTTTACAGTAGGCGATCAACTCTTGTGGGGTGCTGCTGAGCCATTGCGTCGCATGCTTCGCATCTTGTTAGAGCGCTAA
- the truA gene encoding tRNA pseudouridine synthase A, which produces MRIALGLQYDGSPYSGWQSQVDQITIQDELEKAIALFVGVEAAKANPIRVITAGRTDTGVHALGQVVHFDVEVERENWSWVRGVNTFLPESIVVNWAQVVPDEFSARYSAHERTYIYALHAGPCRSPMAANRAGYVMLPTDRWFDVDAMRVAAECLIGEHDFTSFRSSECQSKTPVKTMYSIEIFSSEPWLYFKIKGNAFLHHMVRNLVGSFIQIGVGKQKAGWMAEVLAAKDRSVAAPTFSPAGLYLAQIAYPDEFQIPSPCLANSWLPKAVYA; this is translated from the coding sequence ATGCGTATCGCCTTAGGCCTTCAGTATGATGGCAGCCCCTATTCTGGATGGCAATCACAAGTCGATCAAATCACTATTCAAGATGAATTGGAAAAGGCAATCGCGTTATTTGTAGGGGTTGAGGCAGCTAAAGCGAATCCTATTCGCGTCATTACAGCAGGCAGAACCGATACGGGCGTTCATGCTTTGGGGCAGGTTGTTCACTTTGATGTTGAGGTTGAACGTGAAAATTGGTCTTGGGTAAGGGGGGTGAATACATTCTTGCCTGAATCGATAGTAGTGAATTGGGCTCAGGTAGTTCCCGATGAATTTAGCGCCCGTTATTCTGCTCATGAGCGCACTTATATTTATGCATTGCATGCTGGCCCATGTCGCTCCCCCATGGCAGCCAATCGCGCTGGTTATGTCATGCTCCCAACTGATCGCTGGTTTGATGTAGATGCCATGAGGGTTGCTGCCGAATGTTTGATTGGTGAGCATGATTTCACCTCATTCCGCTCTTCAGAGTGTCAAAGTAAGACCCCCGTGAAGACGATGTATTCCATTGAGATATTCTCGAGTGAGCCATGGCTGTATTTCAAGATCAAAGGCAATGCCTTCTTACATCACATGGTGCGAAATCTAGTTGGCAGTTTTATCCAAATTGGCGTTGGCAAGCAAAAAGCAGGTTGGATGGCAGAAGTTCTGGCAGCAAAAGACCGCAGTGTTGCTGCACCAACGTTTTCTCCGGCTGGTCTCTATTTGGCTCAAATTGCCTATCCAGATGAGTTTCAGATTCCCAGTCCTTGTCTGGCTAATTCGTGGTTGCCTAAGGCGGTTTACGCCTAA
- a CDS encoding Tfp pilus assembly protein FimV-like protein yields MLRFGQIQFARALCLVWLGWSCTAGAISLGSPKLLSRSGEPLKVEFPIRVGADEQSAISSLNVSIASKTAYDRLGISQKILSLNPQAMIYRNQQEQLMVLVETVESVPMTDDPFLDVLVTLNWSAGSLAKAYTLLLGDAQKILVRPGQTLSEIAAQLAPQLQGASLDQTMMALFRANPDAFASGSINRLEAGAELNQPNQALLRSISPAEAQQFVAESNAQWLAEREAKSGALTTNSTKRGVEPVPKDRLKIGSSAEGNAEERRYTEDLVAQEKALEQTRVRVAELEKNIADLQRLLDQAKGKSSESAKNDGSFGLGGFAPAIFALVLMGLTGLLLWLLAKNARRSEGPNFSNSIPKDAAVTKAPLSSLGAMPDRAKALFAGIDLDLTPAKKNTQPPVAELNPLADALRVKLNLARAYITIEDFSAAQKSLQEIVQIGGSIDPAIMIEAQGLLAELLHRNN; encoded by the coding sequence ATGCTCAGATTCGGCCAAATTCAGTTTGCACGAGCGCTGTGCTTAGTTTGGCTAGGTTGGTCATGTACGGCAGGAGCCATTTCTCTTGGCTCACCAAAACTGCTTTCTAGGTCCGGCGAACCTCTCAAAGTAGAGTTTCCAATTCGAGTTGGGGCGGACGAACAGTCAGCTATTTCAAGTCTGAATGTCAGCATCGCCAGCAAGACTGCCTACGATCGTTTGGGGATATCCCAAAAGATACTCTCACTAAATCCCCAAGCGATGATTTATCGCAATCAACAAGAGCAATTAATGGTCTTAGTGGAGACGGTTGAATCCGTACCTATGACTGATGATCCATTCTTGGATGTCTTGGTAACACTCAATTGGTCTGCAGGAAGCCTTGCTAAAGCCTACACATTGCTACTTGGAGATGCTCAGAAGATTTTGGTAAGACCTGGTCAAACCTTATCGGAAATTGCAGCCCAATTAGCCCCTCAGTTACAGGGTGCATCGCTAGATCAAACGATGATGGCATTGTTCAGGGCTAATCCCGATGCATTTGCAAGCGGTAGTATTAACCGTCTCGAGGCCGGTGCAGAGCTAAATCAACCCAATCAAGCTTTACTCCGCTCTATTAGTCCAGCAGAGGCTCAACAGTTTGTTGCCGAGTCAAATGCTCAGTGGCTAGCTGAGCGTGAAGCAAAGAGTGGGGCTTTAACTACAAATAGCACAAAGCGTGGTGTAGAGCCCGTACCCAAAGATCGCCTCAAAATCGGATCAAGTGCTGAAGGTAATGCTGAAGAGCGCCGCTACACAGAAGATCTAGTCGCCCAAGAAAAAGCACTTGAGCAAACTCGAGTGCGCGTAGCCGAGCTTGAGAAGAATATTGCTGACTTACAGCGTTTGCTTGATCAAGCTAAAGGTAAGTCCTCAGAATCTGCTAAAAATGATGGATCTTTTGGCTTGGGAGGTTTTGCTCCAGCAATATTTGCCTTAGTTTTGATGGGTCTGACAGGCTTGCTTCTATGGTTGCTTGCAAAAAATGCTCGTCGTTCTGAGGGGCCCAATTTTTCAAACAGCATTCCTAAAGATGCTGCTGTCACTAAGGCGCCTCTTTCATCTCTTGGCGCAATGCCAGATCGCGCCAAGGCCCTTTTTGCTGGCATTGATCTAGATTTAACTCCTGCTAAAAAAAATACTCAACCCCCGGTTGCTGAGTTAAACCCGCTTGCCGATGCTCTTCGGGTTAAGTTGAATCTTGCGCGTGCTTATATCACCATTGAAGATTTTTCTGCTGCCCAAAAATCTCTTCAGGAAATTGTTCAGATTGGTGGATCTATAGATCCCGCAATCATGATAGAAGCTCAGGGTTTATTGGCTGAGTTGTTACACCGCAATAACTGA
- a CDS encoding 3-isopropylmalate dehydrogenase — translation MKIAVLPGDGIGPEIVAEAVKVLNALGPQFDLETAPVGGAAYDVAGHPLPPATLELAKKADAILFGAVGDWKYDSLARELRPEQAILGLRKHLELFANFRPAICYDELTSASSLKPEIVSGLDILIIRELNGDIYFGQPRGIRSSELPLFKGAREGYDMMHYSEPEVERIGRVAFEAARKRGKKVCSVDKANVLETSQLWRDVMIRVGKEYPDVELSHMYVDNAAMQLVKAPKAFDVVVTGNLFGDILSDEASMLTGSIGMLPSASLDKNNKGLYEPSHGSAPDIAGKGIANPLATILSAAMMLRYSLGMPAEADRIEAAVQKVLSQGLRTTDIYTEGTKKVSTIEMGDAVVAALSK, via the coding sequence GTTGCTGAAGCCGTTAAGGTATTAAACGCGCTTGGCCCTCAATTCGACCTTGAGACAGCTCCTGTTGGCGGTGCTGCTTATGATGTGGCTGGTCATCCATTGCCACCCGCAACATTAGAACTGGCCAAGAAAGCGGATGCTATTTTGTTTGGCGCTGTAGGTGATTGGAAATATGACAGCTTGGCTCGCGAACTCCGTCCTGAGCAGGCTATCTTGGGATTGCGCAAACATTTGGAATTATTTGCCAATTTCAGGCCTGCTATTTGCTACGACGAATTAACTTCCGCATCTAGTCTTAAGCCAGAAATTGTTAGCGGTCTCGATATTTTGATTATTCGCGAACTCAACGGCGATATCTACTTTGGACAGCCGCGTGGCATTCGTTCCTCTGAGCTTCCCTTGTTTAAGGGTGCACGCGAAGGCTACGACATGATGCATTACAGCGAGCCAGAAGTAGAGCGCATTGGCCGCGTTGCTTTCGAAGCAGCACGTAAGCGTGGCAAAAAAGTTTGCAGCGTCGATAAGGCAAATGTTCTTGAGACATCACAGCTTTGGCGTGATGTCATGATTCGTGTTGGTAAGGAATATCCTGATGTTGAGTTGTCACACATGTACGTGGATAACGCAGCAATGCAATTAGTCAAGGCGCCAAAAGCATTCGATGTTGTTGTTACCGGCAACTTGTTTGGCGACATTCTGTCCGATGAAGCTTCGATGCTGACAGGCTCTATTGGTATGCTACCTTCAGCCTCCTTGGATAAAAACAACAAAGGCTTGTATGAGCCAAGCCATGGATCGGCTCCAGATATCGCTGGTAAGGGCATCGCCAATCCATTGGCAACCATTCTGTCTGCTGCGATGATGTTGCGTTATTCCTTGGGCATGCCAGCCGAAGCTGATCGTATCGAAGCGGCAGTACAAAAGGTCTTATCACAAGGCTTGCGTACAACTGACATCTACACTGAAGGCACCAAAAAAGTTTCTACCATTGAAATGGGTGATGCTGTAGTAGCAGCTCTTTCAAAATAA